One window from the genome of Rhodococcus sp. ABRD24 encodes:
- a CDS encoding aspartate carbamoyltransferase catalytic subunit, which translates to MKHLLSIADLNSDSATELLDEAERFEQALLGREVKKLPTLRGRTVMTVFFENSTRTRVSFEVAGKWMSADVINVSASSSSVSKGESLRDTAMTLRAAGADALIVRHPASGAAHQIAAWTGAADDGGPAVINAGDGTHEHPTQALLDALTLRQRLGDIAGRRIAIVGDILHSRVARSNALLLSMLGAEVVLVAPPTLLPVGVQTWPVRVSHSLDAELPGLDAVLMLRVQAERMNGGFFPSPREYSITYGLSEKRLGLLADHAVVLHPGPMLRGMEIASSVADSPKAAVLQQVTNGVHVRMAVLFRLLVGTEEVA; encoded by the coding sequence GTGAAGCACCTGCTCTCCATCGCGGACCTGAACTCCGACTCCGCGACCGAGCTACTCGACGAAGCCGAGCGTTTCGAGCAGGCGCTGCTCGGCCGCGAGGTCAAGAAGCTGCCGACACTGCGCGGACGCACCGTAATGACCGTGTTCTTCGAGAACTCCACCCGCACCCGGGTGTCGTTCGAGGTCGCCGGCAAGTGGATGAGCGCCGATGTCATCAACGTCAGCGCGTCCAGCTCGTCGGTGTCCAAGGGCGAGTCGCTCCGCGACACCGCGATGACACTGCGCGCGGCGGGCGCCGACGCGCTGATCGTGCGGCATCCGGCGTCCGGCGCCGCGCACCAGATCGCGGCCTGGACCGGTGCCGCGGACGACGGCGGACCGGCCGTGATCAATGCGGGCGATGGAACCCACGAACATCCGACGCAGGCGCTGCTCGATGCGTTGACGCTGCGTCAGCGCCTAGGCGATATCGCTGGTCGCCGCATCGCGATCGTCGGTGACATCCTGCACAGCCGGGTCGCTCGCTCGAACGCGCTGCTGCTGTCGATGCTCGGCGCAGAGGTGGTCCTGGTGGCGCCGCCGACACTGCTTCCGGTGGGCGTGCAAACCTGGCCGGTGCGGGTGTCGCACTCGCTGGACGCGGAACTGCCCGGGCTCGACGCGGTCCTGATGCTGCGAGTGCAGGCCGAGCGGATGAACGGCGGGTTCTTCCCGTCGCCGCGCGAGTACTCGATCACCTACGGGCTCTCCGAGAAGCGTCTGGGACTGCTCGCCGATCACGCGGTGGTGCTGCACCCGGGTCCGATGCTGCGCGGTATGGAGATTGCGTCCTCGGTCGCCGATTCGCCGAAAGCGGCTGTGCTGCAGCAGGTCACGAACGGTGTCCATGTTCGGATGGCGGTGCTGTTCCGGCTGTTGGTGGGTACGGAAGAGGTCGCGTGA